From Paenibacillus polymyxa, the proteins below share one genomic window:
- a CDS encoding RicAFT regulatory complex protein RicA family protein: protein MTEERLQQTELQSAARQHDHLVNRDMILAKAKELAGILGSSEEVQVFRKAEEKIQDHERIQQLIATMKKKQKEIVAFESLKNQKMIAKIEAELQELQEELDGIPIVTEFQQSQVEINELLQMVITAIRDTVAEKVNVEEGKVTSSSNCSD from the coding sequence ATGACAGAGGAGCGGTTGCAACAAACAGAACTTCAATCGGCGGCGCGCCAGCATGATCATTTGGTCAATCGCGATATGATATTGGCAAAGGCCAAAGAGTTGGCGGGTATTCTGGGCAGCAGTGAGGAAGTACAGGTGTTCCGGAAAGCAGAAGAAAAGATTCAGGACCATGAGCGCATCCAGCAACTGATTGCAACGATGAAGAAGAAGCAAAAGGAAATTGTAGCATTTGAATCTTTAAAGAATCAAAAAATGATTGCTAAAATAGAGGCTGAACTTCAGGAGCTACAGGAAGAGCTTGACGGTATTCCAATTGTAACAGAGTTTCAGCAGAGCCAGGTGGAAATTAATGAGCTACTGCAAATGGTGATCACGGCCATCCGTGATACGGTTGCTGAAAAGGTGAACGTAGAAGAGGGGAAGGTCACTTCCTCCTCTAATTGCAGTGACTAG
- a CDS encoding PaaI family thioesterase, with the protein MDKLRKMLEGEDNTFWEYLGCELITADANEAHIALEAKQHHTNVMGIVHGGVLTSLMDQAMGMVSMASRNMDPCVTTNLNVHFLSAMGQGRLEVKARIIHQGGRTITTEAEVRDSEGTLGCTATATFRVLRQQASDSGKA; encoded by the coding sequence ATGGATAAGTTGCGTAAGATGCTAGAGGGTGAAGATAATACCTTTTGGGAGTATTTAGGATGTGAGCTGATCACAGCTGACGCTAACGAGGCACATATCGCTTTGGAGGCCAAACAACATCATACCAATGTGATGGGGATTGTACATGGGGGGGTGCTCACTTCATTGATGGATCAGGCGATGGGGATGGTCAGTATGGCTTCAAGAAATATGGATCCATGTGTAACAACGAACCTGAATGTTCATTTCTTGTCAGCCATGGGACAAGGACGACTGGAGGTTAAAGCACGGATTATTCATCAGGGAGGCCGCACTATAACCACCGAGGCAGAAGTAAGGGATAGCGAAGGTACACTCGGTTGTACAGCTACAGCAACGTTCCGAGTGTTGCGTCAACAAGCAAGTGACTCAGGCAAGGCCTAA